Proteins from one Cryptomeria japonica chromosome 4, Sugi_1.0, whole genome shotgun sequence genomic window:
- the LOC131047732 gene encoding uncharacterized protein LOC131047732 codes for MGIALSSSSSSPKTRPTAKLILDDGALREYEHPVKVAQVLNERGREAAFICLSDSINFNECLAPLPAHHELQLDRLYFLLPLTKLKYPLLPSEMAAMVLKAAAALQSKQNKHRNSRKRRGAKVMHVVEPSYQFNQFAILAVESKRTTSTGMKFDRKKHKQSWTTKLAPIPEAFAY; via the coding sequence ATGGGCATtgctctatcttcttcttcttcttcccccaAAACTCGTCCGACTGCAAAGTTAATACTGGACGATGGTGCGCTTCGAGAATATGAACATCCAGTGAAGGTAGCTCAAGTTTTAAACGAAAGGGGAAGGGAAGCCGCCTTCATCTGCCTCTCTGACTCCATCAATTTTAACGAGTGTTTAGCCCCTCTTCCTGCACACCACGAATTGCAGCTGGATCGCCTCTATTTTCTCCTTCCACTCACAAAATTGAAATACCCTTTACTGCCTTCTGAGATGGCTGCCATGGTCTTAAAAGCAGCTGCTGCCTTGCAATCGAAACAGAACAAGCACAGAAATAGCAGAAAACGGCGAGGTGCTAAAGTGATGCATGTGGTGGAGCCTTCATATCAATTTAATCAATTTGCAATTTTGGCAGTAGAGTCGAAGCGCACAACATCGACAGGGATGAAGTTCGACCGCAAGAAGCATAAGCAGTCATGGACAACCAAGCTTGCCCCAATACCCGAGGCCTTCGCTTATTGA